The DNA segment GCATGATCGCCTTGCTGGCCGATCTGTATGGTGAGGCTTTTGGCGGCGAGATGCACCTGGACCGCGAGCGGGTCGGCATCGATTGGGCGACGTTTCCTCATCTCTATGCCGATTATTACGTCTTTCAATATGCAACGGGCATTTCCGGCGCCCACGCCCTGGCGAACCGGATTCGGGCTGGCGAGCCTGGTGCTGTTGACGATTATCTCAGTTTTTTGAAGGCGGGAGGCTCTATGTACCCGCTGGATGCGTTGTCTTTGGCTGGAGTTGACCTGACATCGCCGGAACCGGTCAATGCTGCGTTTGCCGTACTGTCGGACATGATCGACCGTTTGGAGCGTTTGATAGAATAGACAGACTCCTGCACCGTTAATCTCATGGTGACATCTTCAAGCACACACGGAGGACTACATGGCACCACAAAAGCTTGTTGTATGGAACATGCAATGGATGAATGACTTGTTTGGTCCCAATAATCTGCCGCCGGCATTTCGGCCAGATGATGAAAAGCCGATCCACTTTGCCGGGACAACCATCCGCGAGCGGCGCAACAATCTTGCCGGTGTTATCGACGACCTGGCGCCTGACCTGATGGTGATTGTCGAGGGTCCCAACCGAACGGGTGAGCTTCAGCTGTTTTTCGATACCGACATCAAGGGGGAGTGGCTAACTCAGGTTCAATACTCCAAGGGACAATCCCAGAACATCGGCCTTGCTGTTCGTATTGACCAAGGCAAATTTGACGATAAACCCTTCAGGTACTTCGACACCAACAACCTGGACGCCTTCGATCCTTTCACGGTGGATACCGACGACGACGAAATCTCCGAAAACTATCATTTTGACCGGCGGCCTCTCTATGTTGAGATCAGGCCCAAGGAGGGCAGGAAATTCCGCATTCTTGGCCTTCATCTCAAGAGCAAGGGAATCTTCAAGGCCTACGAGTGGAGTAAATGGTGGTCCATGTCGGACGCCAACCGCCGGAAGATACTGGCTCAGGCGACTCAGTTACGGTTGGAGTTTCTTGATCCCTATTTGACGTCTACCAGGACCGGCAAAACGCCGATAATCGTTTGTGGTGATATCAACGATGGCCCGGGACTTGACGCCAGTGAAAAACGCTTGTATGGCAGTGCCGTCGAGCGGCTCATGGGCACAGTGTGGAAACCTGAACTATGTCTCGGTAACGCCCTGTTCGACTCTCTGACGGAGAGGCAGCAGGAGAAGCTGGACTTTTCCAACCTGTCGACGACCAGCTTCCGCGATCCAATTTTCAATAACACCTATCATCATGTTTGGATCGATCATATCATATATTCCAAAAACATGCCGGTAGGCTGGGTGCGCGATGCAGACGTGCCAATGATCTACGCTGGTCAGCCGTTTCGGATCAGATACCCCCATGCATCCGATCACTATCCAGTGTTGGCGGAGATCGATACAAGGGAAGAGCCAGATTGATCTCCGACTGAGGTAGTGAGCCCTCCCGGCGAAGGTTACTTGTCAAAAAATGCGACAGCCCCCGCTCAAGCAGGGGCTGTCGTGTTTACTGAATTGTAGGTTGACCGGGCAGCCGGCCGAGAGGGACTGGTCTAGGCCGCGTTCAGTGCGTCGTAGCCAGGACCTTCGGTGAAGAAATTTGCATTCAGCGCGATTGAAGGCTCATACTCGGCGGGCAGGTCTTCCTCGGGAAGAATCGCCTCGACCGGGCATTCGGGTACGCAGGCGCCACAGTCAATGCAGGTCTCGGGGTCAATGTAAAACCAGGGCCATTCTTCCTCGGGAATGCCTGGAATGATGCACTCGACCGGGCAGACGTCAACGCAGGCCCCGTCGCGGATGCAGAGATCAAAGATTACGTGAGTCATAAAACTTCGCCCTCCTGGTGGTGAGGATGTGTGCCACTAACGACAATGTGGATTGTTTCGACTGGTTTCCGCACCTGGTGCGGTGAACCGCACCGATTTTACCCGCAGTCCTATCAATTGTCAAAAAGCGAATCGATCGCGCAAAACAGCACAAATCTCCTTGAACCTGGCAAAAACCGGCGACCCCGAAGAAGATTCCAGAGATGGCCGAAAACCCTGACCAGCTGGCCGAAAAAAGGCTGGATGCCGGCTTTTTGAAACGAGGTGGATCGAGCTAGCTTTCGGCCACGATCAACAGACCATCGGGGTCCAAAATTCCGATGCGCTTCCGGCCGATATCGATAAGGCCCTGCTTTTTCAGGTCGTTCAACACCTGGGTTGCTGTCTCGCGATAGGTACCAACGGTTTCCGCCAAATCCTGATGGGTGTACCCGGTGACCTCAAGTGTATCGTCTTCCTCAGCCAATTGCAGGAGTAGGGTGGCCAACCTGGCTGGAATGCCCTTGAAGGCCATCGTTTCGAGCCGCTGTTCGGCGTCCCGAAGGCGCCGGCTTGTGATGTCCAGCACCCTCAAGGCAACCTGAGGCTTGTTGAGGATCAAGCGCTCCAGATCTCTTCTACTCATCACACAGATCAGGCAATCCTCCATGGCTTCCGCGAAGGTGTTGTGCATTCGCTGCCCCAGTAGCGCCATCTCGCCGAACAAGGTCCCCGGGCCCAGCGAGGCGATGACCAGTTTTTTACCGTCCGGGGAAATGCGATAAAGCTGGACACGACCTGTTTTCAGGATGAAGAGCACCTCGCCTGTTTCTTCTGGTCGATAGAAGACCTTTCCCTTTCTGACGGTGCTCATGGTCGTGATTCGGTCCAACTCTTCCATCTCCCGGGAGGAGAGATCCTGAAACACCTCCATGTCGGATAGGTATCCTATTTTTCTCTGTGTATTGATCGCGGTGACCATCTCTAACCGCTCCTTTCTTCTCCGAAATGACGCTCAAGCGCTTTCTCGTTTTTACCTTAGATGACGCGAACGGTGTTTATTTTACCGGCGCAATCTGATGGCCGGAGTCTTGAAGTACATGGATTGCCTCGTCAAACTGTTCCGATTTAACCATTAGATAATCGGTATCATGGGTGGAGATGGCGAAGATGCTGATAGCAGCGTCGGCCAGCGGCGATGCCAAAGAGGAGAGGATGCCTGTCAGCGAAAAATCGAGCGGTCCAACCACTCTGAGGCAGCGCCAACCGCTATTACAGGTCAAACCCTCGGGCAGGATATCTGCAGAGCAAACCACCGATAGCTCTTTTTCGCCTTTCGTAACGCTGAAGAACTCGCTGTCCAGGAACCATTCTGGCAGCGGTGTCAGGGGTGATAGGCGACAAATGGCAAAGGTGTCGGGTAGAATCTGCACGGTGAGCGAATCACCCATGATGAATTATCTTTCCAGGAATCAGTTTGACTCTGCCTGCATTCTAACCCATAATACCGGGACCGTCAATCCGTTTTCATTTGCGGTCTCACAGTTGAGCTTCACGTCTGGAAGTGGTACCTGCCCAGTTGGATTCCTGCCGCAACCTGGTTATCCAGGCAGGCGGGAGGAAGGGGTGGCCCGGGCTTTCCGAACCGCAGGACCGCTGCAGGAGGGCAATCGATTGAAACCCCATTCAATACGGACGGGATGGATGATTCCGTTGTTGATTCTGGCTATTGCGGTTTCTGGCTGTGCCGGTTCTTTACCATCCTCTTCCGGTCAAGTTGGAACAGCAGCGCCGGCGGTAGGGCAAAGGGCACTTTCCGCAATGGCAACGCCCAAACCGGAACGGGAGGTGCCCGCGTCTGCGGTCACGCCTGAACCTGCCGCGACCGAGGAGCCCATGGTAACCCCGGCGATAGCCACCGAGGTGGCTGTGGTGGAGCTAGCTCTGACTGGTCCCGCTTCCGAACGTAGGGCGGAGCTTTCCGGTTTGGCCTGGTATGGAGACACCCTGGTTTTGTTGCCCCAATACCCCGATCTCTATGATGGCGTGTTTGCACTCTCGAAGGCCGATATTCTGGCGAATCTGGATAGCCGCTCCAGCGAACCGTTGACACCCATGCAGATTCCCCTGCTGGCGCCAGGCCTGGTCGCGCTTCCCGGCTACGAGGGTACGGAAGCAATCGGCTTTCATGGTTCCAATGTCTATGTGACAGTCGAAGCGCGCCTGGGGTCGGGCATGCTTGGCTACCTGATTCGGGGCGACGCCGCGCCCGATTTGAGTCAATTGCGTCTCGATGTGGCATCGGCTGTGTCCATCGAACCGCAAGCGCGGATCGGCAATTTCAGCGATGAGACCCTGGTCGTCGGTGACAATCTTGTTGCAACGGTCTATGAAGCCAATGGCGCCAACGTGAATCCCCAGCCGGCCGCCCATCTGTTCGACAGCGGTTTGCAGGATAGAGGAACGCTTGTCTTTCCCAACGTCGAGTATCGCGTCACCGACGCGACTGCCCTGGATGACAGGGACCGCTTCTGGGCCATCAACTTCTTCTTTCCGGGAGATGTCAACAAGATCGACCCGGCGCCAGATCCACTAGTGATCAGGTATGGCGAGGGATATAGCCATGGTCGGAATATTGCCGTTGAGCGTTTACTGGAGTTCGAAGTAGCGGACGACGGTATAGCGCTTGTCGAGAGGCCCCCGCTTCAGCTGCAGCTTCTGGGCGACATGAGTGCGCGCAACTGGGAGGGCATCGTGCGGCTGGATGATCGAGGCTTCCTATTGGTAACCGACACCTATCCACGAACGATGTTGGGCTTCGTGCCGTGGCCGTGAACATCTGGATAAACGAACCCCCAGGGTATGGGCAGCCCTGGGGGTTTCGCAAGGAGGAGGAAAATGTTGACATCCTCCATCTCAGATGCTACACTGACCAAAATGTGGCCCCACCCAAGGATGTGCCGCAGCACTGTCCTGAGCGTAGCCGAAGTGTGACGCTGACAAACGCTGATACTCGCTGATGGACGCTGATCAATCCAAACAAGAGTAGCACGCCAGCACGCTACGCCAGCAGGCGTGCCGAGAGGCAGCAAGTGGTGCGTGACGTCAGCAGACGGTGCGTGAGCTAGAAGATCAGCGACCTCTGCGCCGAAGGTCTGCGTAAATCAGCGGTAAAAAGAAAAAACCATAACTGCAGCGTTGTCCTGAGCGCAGTCGAAGGGACCTGTGCTGAGTAAAGCCGAAGTACCTGTTCTGGCTTGTCCAGGTTAGAGCTAATCCAATCAGAATCGAAAAGGAGCGAAGGCGTTTATCGCGCTGACATCTGTATGAAACTACCGAAGATCATTCAAGGCGGAATGGGCGTTGCCATCTCCGACTGGAACCTGGCCAGAACGGTGTCGATGCAGGGCCATTTGGGAGTCGTTTCGGGGACGGGGATTGCCCTGATCATGATTTCGCGATTGATGGAAGGGGATAAAGAAGGGCATACTCGGCGGGCATTGAGTCGTTTTCCCTTTCAAGAGCCGGTTCAACGCATTCTGGATAAGTATTTTGTCCCCGAACCCAAAACTCCACGGTCGCCTTACAAACACCCGCCGATGTGGACCCTCAACCCGTCCAAAGCGCTCGACGAGCTGACCGTCATTGGCAATTTCGTCGAGGTATTTCTGGCAAAGGAGGGGCACCAGAACGCGGTGGGGCTCAACCTGTTGGAGAAGTTACAGATGCCGATGATGGCCTCTCTTTACGGGGCGATGCTGGCGGAGATAGACTTCGTGATCATAGGAGCCGGCATCCCGGTGCAAATTCCCGGCATCCTGGACAAGCTGGCCGACCACCAGGCGGTCAGCTATCGACTCGATGTGCAGGGCGCGGCCCCGGGGGATGATGTTCGCCTTCACTTTGATCCCCAAGTTGTTTTTCCCGGCGTCGTGGAAAAGATAGGCCGGCTGCCCCGCCCCTATTTTTTGCCAATCATCTCCTCGGTGGTGCTGGGGAAGGCCCTGATCAAACGGGCAACGGGCAAGATAGACGGTTTCGTCGTCGAAGCGCCCACAGCTGGCGGGCACAACGCTCCCCCCAGGGGACCGATGCACCTGGATGAAGGGGGCGAGCCGATCTACGGGAAGAAAGATGCGGTAGACTTCAACAAGATCAAACAGCTTGGCCGGCCTTTTTGGCTGGCCGGCGGCTACGACAGCCCAGAGAAACTGCAGTACGCACTGGATGTTGGAGCGACCGGTATTCAAGTCGGCACCGCTTTTGGCTATTGCGCCGAATCGGCCATGGATGAAACACTCAAAAACCGCGTTATCCAAGAAGTCCTCGATCAAACCATAGAAGTGCGCACCGATCCCCTCGTTTCGCCAACCGGCTACCCCTTCAAAGTGGTCCAATTGGAAGGGACCCTGTCAGATACGGAGATTTACCAGGACCGGATTCGGGTGTGCGATGTCGGGATGCTGCGACATCTCTACAAACGAGCGGATGGAAAGGTTGGGTTACGCTGTCCGGCCGAACCGGTAGAGCAATACCTGGCAAAAGGGGGGGAACTGGAGGATACAGTCGAAAGAGGCTGCCTGTGCAACAGTCTAGCCGCCATTGCAGGCTTTCCTCAGCATCGAAAAGATGGTTACGTAGAACCGTCGATAATCACTGCCGGGGATGGGCTGCTAGACATCGGCAAATTTATCAAACCTGGCCATCACAGCTATACAGTCCGGGATGTGCTTGACTATCTGACCGGATGAAGCGTTCATAACTCATGTTATGCTATTGCTGGCTCGCTGATGCAGGTTATGGGTTTAACCCACCCCCCGGCCCCCTCCCAAACTGGGAGAGGGAGAGGTCATGAGACCGACCCGATGGGGTAAATCGCCTGGCCGGATCTGTCTGAAACGAAACGGTTCCACGCTTTTGCTCTCATCCACCGCTATCGCTGACCTTTCCTCCTCCTGCTTCCCACTCCAATCTTTACTCTTGACCATAACCTCTCAGCAATTCGATCAGTAACCGCGTGCCATAACCCGTGCCGCCACGCACCGAGTAGGGACCCTGCTCATCCTGCCAGGAAGCGCCTGCCACGTCCAGATGTGCCCAGGGATAACCTTCAGCGAACTCCTTCAGAAAGAGGGCAGCGTTAATGGCACCACCGTAGGCACCGCCGCTGTTTTTCATGTCCGCTACATCACTATCGATCAGCTTTCGGTAGGGTTTGTAGATGGGCATCGGCCAGAGCGGCTCTCCCGCCAGCTGGCCGGCATCGCTCAGGCGGCCGCGCAGCTCGTCGTTGTCACAGAACAAACCGGCTATCTTGCGGCCCAGCGCGATCCCGATCGACCCTGTCAGCGTCGCGATATCGACAACGGCTGCCGGATCAAAACGTTGCGCGTAGCAGAGGGCATCGGCAAGAACCTGACGTCCCTCGGCGTCCGTGCTGATGATCTCCACAGTCTTTCCGTTCATGGCGGTCAACACGTCGCCGGGCTTGATGGCTCTGCCGCTGGGCATGTTCTCGGTGGCCGGGATGATCCCCACCGCGTGGATGGGCAGGTTGAGTAAGGCCGTGGCCACCAGAGCGGCCGCGGTGGCGCCGCCGCCGCCCATGTCGTTTTTCATCTTCCACATGTTCGTCTTGGGCTTGAGGCTGATGCCACCCGTATCGAAGGTGATGGCCTTGCCCACCAATACCACGGTGGTGAGGTCGCCAGCGTTCCTGCCCTTCGGAAGATGCTCCAGGACGATGAACTGTCCTTCCTGGTCGCTGCCCTGGGCGATGCCGAGGAAAGATCCCGCGCCCATCTCGGCCATTTCGGCCTCTCCCAAAACCTCCACCCGCAGACCGGCCTGCTGGCCTCGTTCGCTGACGCGCCGGGACAATTCTCCTGGCGTGAGAAAGTTACTGGGTTCGTTGGCAAGATCCCGGGCCCAATTGGTTGCTTCACCATAGACCTGCCCTATGCTGGCATTC comes from the Chloroflexota bacterium genome and includes:
- a CDS encoding Crp/Fnr family transcriptional regulator — its product is MEVFQDLSSREMEELDRITTMSTVRKGKVFYRPEETGEVLFILKTGRVQLYRISPDGKKLVIASLGPGTLFGEMALLGQRMHNTFAEAMEDCLICVMSRRDLERLILNKPQVALRVLDITSRRLRDAEQRLETMAFKGIPARLATLLLQLAEEDDTLEVTGYTHQDLAETVGTYRETATQVLNDLKKQGLIDIGRKRIGILDPDGLLIVAES
- a CDS encoding nitronate monooxygenase yields the protein MKLPKIIQGGMGVAISDWNLARTVSMQGHLGVVSGTGIALIMISRLMEGDKEGHTRRALSRFPFQEPVQRILDKYFVPEPKTPRSPYKHPPMWTLNPSKALDELTVIGNFVEVFLAKEGHQNAVGLNLLEKLQMPMMASLYGAMLAEIDFVIIGAGIPVQIPGILDKLADHQAVSYRLDVQGAAPGDDVRLHFDPQVVFPGVVEKIGRLPRPYFLPIISSVVLGKALIKRATGKIDGFVVEAPTAGGHNAPPRGPMHLDEGGEPIYGKKDAVDFNKIKQLGRPFWLAGGYDSPEKLQYALDVGATGIQVGTAFGYCAESAMDETLKNRVIQEVLDQTIEVRTDPLVSPTGYPFKVVQLEGTLSDTEIYQDRIRVCDVGMLRHLYKRADGKVGLRCPAEPVEQYLAKGGELEDTVERGCLCNSLAAIAGFPQHRKDGYVEPSIITAGDGLLDIGKFIKPGHHSYTVRDVLDYLTG
- a CDS encoding ACT domain-containing protein, with the translated sequence MGDSLTVQILPDTFAICRLSPLTPLPEWFLDSEFFSVTKGEKELSVVCSADILPEGLTCNSGWRCLRVVGPLDFSLTGILSSLASPLADAAISIFAISTHDTDYLMVKSEQFDEAIHVLQDSGHQIAPVK
- a CDS encoding leucyl aminopeptidase, encoding MQIHVKQGLIQEEDTELVVVNLFEGVSTPGGALKAVDQALNGLITQLIEEKDFRGRLGETHLIYSQGAMPAPRVLITGLGKAEIFDLDRARQAAAAAARRARKLGVSRYSTIVHGAGQGDLDYGRAAQAVVEGTFLGLYRFDGYDRDNKPEETGLGVSQVTVVEVDDSRLDSLRENASIGQVYGEATNWARDLANEPSNFLTPGELSRRVSERGQQAGLRVEVLGEAEMAEMGAGSFLGIAQGSDQEGQFIVLEHLPKGRNAGDLTTVVLVGKAITFDTGGISLKPKTNMWKMKNDMGGGGATAAALVATALLNLPIHAVGIIPATENMPSGRAIKPGDVLTAMNGKTVEIISTDAEGRQVLADALCYAQRFDPAAVVDIATLTGSIGIALGRKIAGLFCDNDELRGRLSDAGQLAGEPLWPMPIYKPYRKLIDSDVADMKNSGGAYGGAINAALFLKEFAEGYPWAHLDVAGASWQDEQGPYSVRGGTGYGTRLLIELLRGYGQE
- a CDS encoding ferredoxin family protein, which translates into the protein MTHVIFDLCIRDGACVDVCPVECIIPGIPEEEWPWFYIDPETCIDCGACVPECPVEAILPEEDLPAEYEPSIALNANFFTEGPGYDALNAA